A part of Salmo trutta chromosome 15, fSalTru1.1, whole genome shotgun sequence genomic DNA contains:
- the wnt11f2 gene encoding protein Wnt-11 yields MKFRMDLFLVTFIVNANCCAAIYWLGLTVKGSSVGWNQTHHCKLLDWLAPDQSQLCRRNLELMHSIVQAAKLTKNTCQNTFNDMRWNCSSVEKAPRFTPDLAKGTRESAFVFSLAAALVSHSIARACSSGELPSCSCAPAPAEQAGPDFIWGGCGDNLRYGLQMGSAFSDAPMRNSRSGSQAFRLMHLHNNAVGRQALIDAQETKCKCHGVSGSCSVKTCWKGLHDINHIAMDLKSKYLSATKVIHRHVGTRKQLVPKELNVRPVRESELVYLVSSPDYCTHNEKHGSLGTQDRQCNKTSNDSGSCNLMCCGRGYNAYTERIVERCQCKYHWCCYVTCKRCERTVERYICK; encoded by the exons ATGAAATTCCGCATGGATTtgtttctagtgacatttattgtGAACGCGAACTGTTGTGCTGCTATATATTGGCT TGGACTTACTGTAAAGGGGAGCTCTGTAGGCTGGAATCAAACTCATCATTGCAAGCTGCTAGATTGGTTGGCCCCTGATCAATCGCAACTTTGCCGGAGAAACCTCGAGCTGATGCACAGTATTGTCCAAGCAGCCAAGTTGACCAAAAATACCTGTCAGAACACCTTCAATGACATGCGATGGAACTGTTCATCTGTTGAAAAAGCCCCTCGTTTTACACCAGATTTGGCAAAAG GCACCAGGGAGTCCGCATTTGTGTTTTCGCTAGCGGCTGCTTTAGTGAGTCACTCCATTGCCAGAGCCTGCTCGTCTGGAGAGCTCCCCAGTTGCTCGTGCGCCCCAGCCCCTGCTGAACAGGCCGGGCCCGACTTCATATGGGGAGGATGCGGTGATAACCTGCGCTACGGTCTCCAAATGGGATCTGCCTTTTCTGATGCACCGATGAGAAACAGCAGATCTGGCTCTCAGGCGTTCCGACTCATGCACTTGCACAATAATGCAGTTGGAAGACAG GCACTTATTGATGCTCAAGAAACAAAATGCAAATGCCATGGGGTGTCCGGGTCCTGCTCTGTCAAAACATGTTGGAAGGGCCTCCATGATATTAACCACATTGCCATGGATCTCAAATCCAAGTACCTGTCTGCCACCAAGGTGATCCATCGTCATGTTGGGACAAGGAAGCAGTTGGTCCCCAAAGAGTTGAACGTTCGaccagtgagagagagtgagttggtTTACCTGGTCAGCTCTCCGGATTACTGCACACACAATGAGAAGCATGGCTCACTCGGCACACAGGACAG ACAGTGCAATAAGACGTCCAATGACAGTGGGAGTTGCAATCTTATGTGCTGTGGTCGTGGCTACAATGCCTACACTGAGAGGATTGTGGAGAGATGCCAGTGCAAGTACCACTGGTGCTGCTATGTCACCTGCAAGAGGTGCGAAAGGACAGTGGAGAGATATATATGCAAATGA